One genomic window of Solanum stenotomum isolate F172 chromosome 9, ASM1918654v1, whole genome shotgun sequence includes the following:
- the LOC125877135 gene encoding uncharacterized protein LOC125877135, which translates to MDTFGYTVKREPQDVKFEHELQEPNNNEFGKPESNNNFKFEKGKRSKRKRKFYGSTPESNNNLKKNGQDFKHKQQYSAVQLNKIRNSIERNIEKQLPGTGFKNFAAASILINPSHTDLPNLIQSRWKDFTPEEYVEREIWIRFNKFPMSRPLLLFEELDDDVKVFIPMQLEARKIYYNNIRKVVERWFKQGPKEDVLCAFAIYFRKSQEDVTYNFPDMTRQEVYDTCLLRYSAMPRQKQKEYEEKRTIEDGGICLHRSDMFGKKWSKLLQPGDVKVKHASKEKIEAYLKQMPRTTKVEVVEREGGQFINVLDIKRCNESKLVKLINCRWKDLTEAKNFQDEVTRAFRGRVIPVKDINVAWKNLGNNLRVKNFKQTMFKVAIFTEAEYAMQCRLKEGVLYSFSSYYCEFEDVVKTEFPDMTKKEVYDTCLLRYVMAPREIRHIYKILSTRDECRKLCDSRFGETLRI; encoded by the exons ATGGACACTTTTGGTTATACGGTTAAGAGAGAGCCACAGGATGTGAAGTTTGAACATGAATT GCAAGAACCAAATAATAATGAATTTGGCAAACCagaatcaaataataatttcaaatttgaaaaagggaaaagatCCAAGCGCAAGCGCAAATTCTATGGCAGTACACCagaatcaaataataatttgaagaaaaatggaCAAGATTTCAAGCACAAGCAACAATATAGTGCTGTTCAG TTAAATAAAATTCGAAATTCTATAGAAAGGAACATCGAGAAACAACTTCCCGGTACTGGTTTTAAGAACTTTGCAGCAGCATCTATCCTTATAAATCCTTCTCATACTGATCTACCAAATCTAATTCAAAGCCGGTGGAAAGACTTTACTCCAGAAGAGTATGTTGAGCGTGAAATTTGGATTCGGTTTAATAAATTTCCAATGTCAAGACCTCTCTTATTATTTGAAGAATTGGATGATGATGTTAAGGTTTTTATTCCTATGCAATTAGAGGCAAGAAAAATTTATTACAATAATATTAGAAAGGTGGTGGAAAGGTGGTTTAAACAAGGACCCAAGGAAGATGTGCTTTGTGCATTCGCAATATATTT TCGCAAGTCTCAAGAGGATGTCACATATAATTTCCCTGATATGACAAGACAAGAG GTATATGATACATGCCTTTTGCGCTATAGTGCAATGCCAAGGCAAAAGCAAAAAGAATATGAGGAGAAACGGACAATTGAGGATGGTGGAATATGTTTGCATCGTTCTGATATGTTCGGGAAAAAATGG TCAAAGTTATTGCAACCTGGAGATGTTAAAGTGAAGCACGCGTCAAAAGAGAAAATTGAAGCTTACTTAAAACAGATGCCAAGGACAACAAAAGTTGAGGTCGTAGAAAGAGAAGGAGGACAATTTATAAACGTTCTGGATATTAAACGTTGCAATGAAAGTAAGCTTGTAAAGCTAATCAACTGCAGGTGGAAGGATTTGACAGAAGCAAAGAATTTTCAGGATGAAGTGACTCGAGCTTTTAGAGGCCGGGTGATACCGGTGAAAGATATTAATGTGGCTTGGAAAAATTTGGGAAACAACCTGAGGGTGAAAAACTTCAAGCAAACAATGTTTAAAGTAGCTATTTTCACCGAGGCCGAATATGCAATGCAGTGCCGGTTGAAAGAAGGCGTGCTTTACTCTTTCTCTTCATATTA TTGCGAGTTTGAGGACGTTGTCAAAACTGAATTCCCTGATATGACAAAAAAGGAG gTATATGATACTTGTCTTTTACGCTACGTTATGGCACCAAGGGAGATTcgacatatatataaaatactgAGCACAAGAGATGAGTGCAGAAAATTGTGCGATTCTCGTTTTGGGGAAACTCTACGAATATAA